In Anabrus simplex isolate iqAnaSimp1 chromosome 14, ASM4041472v1, whole genome shotgun sequence, a genomic segment contains:
- the LOC137502986 gene encoding THAP domain-containing protein 2-like: MPQKCSVPNCKGNYRTGPKENVFSFSTDDSKRAKRLRAIRRDDFVPSKNAKVCELHFKTHEVEWTTSMYDERNGKLLTAPLSHPRLVKGAVPSQFPNCPEYLSDTTSAHREAPDHRRCRVDNESLTKTLVQSLETYKAHVSTVSFKNFRN, from the exons atgcctcagaaatgcagtgttccaaattgtaagggcaattatcgcactggccctaaagagaatgttttctcattttcaactgaCGACTCGAAGAGAGCTAAGAGGTTAAGAGCTATTCGCcgtgatgatttcgttccttccaaaaatgcaaag gtgtgcgagctccatttcaaaactcatgaggttgaatggacgaccagcatgtatgatgagagaaatgggaaattattgactgcacctttatctcatccaaggcttgtgaaag gagctgttccttctcagtttccaaactgcccagagtacttgtctgataccacatctgcccaccgagaagctccagatcataggcgttgtcgagtagacaatgaaagtttgaccAAGACTCTTGTTCAAAGTTTAGAAACCTataaagctcatgtcagtactgtttctttcaagaacttcaggaattaa